Below is a window of Plasmodium sp. gorilla clade G2 genome assembly, chromosome: 14 DNA.
TTATGTGTAaatcttaatatatattttgatattattGTAATAGAGCTTTTTCTTGCTGTTCtaatttttgtatatctTGTTTATCCTTATCTAATTGTCCAAGTGCATTCAATTCCTCAtctacatttattttattttcctgAGAATATTCTTCAATTTTATCTTCGAAACTGTTATATAATCTATTTATAATTGGTTGTGCTATATCCTTTGATTGTTGATCTAATTTCTGAGTAGCTTCTAATGTTTTCTGTTTCCATTTGTTTAAATTCTTTCTTATAAATTGAACAGCTAATGGAATGACTAAGCTTTTTAGAAGTATGCTAAAGAAATGTCTAAGTTTTCCTTTATGTTTGTGATATAAACTAAGAAGCTTTTCCTTTGCCTTTGATCCAagtttctttaatttttgtcCAAATTtactatttttaaatttgtcCTTTAATTTTCTAATAAATTCAGTTTGTATAAGTGCAAGATTTTTACCCTCATATGCGCTTGCATCAAAAATATCAGCATCATCctacaaagaaaaaaaaataaaataaaataaaataaaatacacaaCACAATTGAATTAAAGcaaatatatgtatctatTGCATAAgtgaaatattaatatatgtataaacatAAGTATCATTCTGGAACCTCTAATAGAATCATGAATTTTTCCAAGTCTTTGCTATTTGATAAGTCATCTTCTAATTTGTTAACAACTTTTGTAGATACAATATCTATAAATGAGTTTAAATGACTATGCCATAATTCACCAACTTTATTGGAAAGCGTGTCTCCaactgaaaaaaaaaaaaaaaaagaaaaaatataaatataaataaataaataaatatatatatatatatatatatgttacatttatatacaatatagtTTTAcatattgtaaatatatatattaatatatatacacatttatatataacataatgcAGTTAATATTACTTTCAATATAATTTAAGGGAGCATTATTTACAGAATGAAGTTGTATAGAACTTATAGGAAGAACTATTGCTATCAAGAGGGCAATACAATACGtaaatttattcattttgttcTATTTAAGTAGTAcatacacacacatatatacgAAATGAAATCTTCAGTTGAAAAGTtaaacttttatatatttgaagaaCAAAAATTCACAAAatgtttcttattttatcAGTGTGTAAAAATcatgaaaaataatgattcaataaaatgtataaaaataagcaaatatataaatattattaaaaaaaaaaaataataataaaataaatgttcGAAGAAGTAATTAAACAAattggaaatatatataaaaaaaaataataataataataaaataaaacatgttAATAACCATTTGATATCAAAGTTTTCAAAAGCAAGCTAAAAAAATGtgtgaaaatgaaaaaggaaaaaaaaagacattttcaatatttaaagaataatcaaaaaaaaaaaaaaaaaaaaaaaaaaatgaacacttaagaataaaataactGTAAATTTGAGCTATTTATgcgtcatttttttttttttttttttttttttttaaactattgtatttatatgtagttatattaattaataattaatagTCATATATGAACATTCagattttttttcatttcatgtacatatattgagcttaaaaaagaaaataatatatgaacatgttaataataaagcATGTAGCTAGCTATTTTGTAGAAACAATGTTAAATAATACAAGAACATTATATttgaatgaatatataaaatagtacaatattacataaaattaagaagaaagaaaaaaaaaaaaaaaaaaaaaaaaaaaacctgaATGTTTTCAATTAGTTAATTAAAGTAtgaatatgttttatttttattttgtgcaTGTCATAtttaatcataatatttataataagaCTATTGTTTAAAATGATCAAGATATGACATACACACAAAGATGATGTGTATAGGTAACTGTCTACATACAGACATtcgaataaaaataatatatatattatatatataggtacacatatttatacataatattatagactttatttatttatttatttatttattttttttttttcataaaaatattacttCATTATGAAAAATGCTCATCAAGTTAAATATTatgttcttttatattaattatttgttCTGTCATTACAATAA
It encodes the following:
- a CDS encoding gamete egress and sporozoite traversal protein, putative; this translates as MNKFTYCIALLIAIVLPISSIQLHSVNNAPLNYIEIGDTLSNKVGELWHSHLNSFIDIVSTKVVNKLEDDLSNSKDLEKFMILLEDDADIFDASAYEGKNLALIQTEFIRKLKDKFKNSKFGQKLKKLGSKAKEKLLSLYHKHKGKLRHFFSILLKSLVIPLAVQFIRKNLNKWKQKTLEATQKLDQQSKDIAQPIINRLYNSFEDKIEEYSQENKINVDEELNALGQLDKDKQDIQKLEQQEKALLQ